ATTCAGCAACAGATTCTATCCTTTCCTGCTTGCCGGTTTCAAAACACTTCAAAGAGTAAAAACCGCCCTCCAATTCTTCATCGCCTATGATAACTACATATTTTACGTTTAACTTATTGGCAAGCTTAAACTGAGATTTAAAACTACCTTGCCTATGATCTATCTCTGCATAGAATCCTTTATCTCTTAAAGTTTTAACAAGTTTAAGTCCCTCTAAATAGGCTTTTTCTCCTCCGGTTACGACAAAAAGACCTTTTCTCTCTTTCTCTTCATCAGGAAGGAGAAGCATTATTCTGTCAATACCCATTGCAAAACCGAGAGCCGGAACATCACCACCGCCGAGCTCTTTTATCAAATTATCGTAGCGACCACCTGCCAAAACGGTACTTTGAGCTCCTAAATTTTCAGATTTAAACTCAAAAACGGTTTTTGTATAGTAATCAAGACCTCTCACGATGAAAGGATTGTGAACAAAAGGAACATCAAGCTCTTTAAGTAAAACTTTAAGTCTCTCAAAATGTTCCCTGCACTCATTACAAAGATAATCTGTTATTAAAGGTACCTCTCTAACAACTTCTCTGCAGGACTCGTTTTTACAATCAAGAACTCTCAAGGGATTTCTTTCAAGTCTGCTCTGACAATCTTTACACAAACTCTCTTTTTTAGATGAGAGATACTCAATTAATGCTCTCCTGTAATTCGGTCTGCACCTTTCACATCCGATAGAGTTAATCTCAAGAGTAAACTTAACATCTAATGCTTTTAAAATTTCTGAAGCGAGAAGTATAACCTCCGCATCCGCTCCGGGAGAAGAAAGACCAAAAACTTCACATCCCGCCTGGAAAAACTGTCTATTCCTCCCAGCCTGAGGCCTTTCGTAACGAAACATAGGACCTATGTAAAACCACTTTGTAAAAGGTTCTTTCACATAAATACCGTGCTGAATGTAAGCCCTCACGGCAGAAGCTGTTCCTTCAGGTCTCAGAGCTATCTTTCTGCCACCCCTATCTTCAAAAACATACATCTCTTTCTGAACAATATCCGTTGTTTCTCCAACACTTCTTAAAAACAGCCCCGCTTCTTCAAAAACGGGAAGAATAACCTCTTTAAAACCGTAAACCTTTACCTTTTCTTTAAACGTCTCAGCAATTTTTTCAAATTTTTCACTTTTAGGCGGTATTACGTCCTCAACACCTCTAACCGTCTTAAATTCCATAATCCTCTACAACCTCCACCCCTTCCGTGTAACAAAACCTATCACCGGCATCACCAAGACCCGGCATAATATAACCTTTATCGTTCAAACATCTATCAATTGAAGCCGTGAAAATTTCAACGCCAGAAAACGCCTCAAGCTTTTCAATTCCTTCCGGTGCACTTACCAGAGAAACAAATTTTATCCTATCAGGTTTTACATTTAATCCCAAAAGCTTACCTATTACACATGCAGCCGTCCCGCCGGTAGCAAGCATGGGATCAAGAATAAAGTAAAAGGCATCTTTAACAACAGGCACTTTAAAGTAATATAGGTTTGGTTCCAGTGTTTCCTCATTCCGATAAACACCAGCAAATCCTATTCTTCCCCTTTCATAAAGCGAAATGGCAGGATGAAGCATCAAAAGCCCTGCTCTCAAAATGGGAACAAATACAATATCAACGTTCAGAACATCAGCTTTAACACCACTTTCAACAGGCGTATCTACAACAACCGAATCAACAGGAAGATTAGATAAAGCTTTTGATATCAAAACCGAAGTAAGTTTTTCTGCAGCTTTGCGAAAAGAAACACCATCACTTTTTCTATCTCTTAAAACAGTAAGAAGGGAAGATGTAAAGCTATTTTTAACCTCGGTTATCATTGAATAACTTCCCCTAAAACAGCCGTGTAGAAACTATTTTTATAATCTCCGCTCAAAATATCATAAGTCTCTTTCGCTTTATCCTTTTTACCATTTGAAAGGTAGTAGATTGTTAAGTAGTAAAGCCCGGCAGGATATGTCCAATCCTTATCCCTCGAAAGTGAGGCAAACTTTTGAACTGCCATTTCGCCCTTCCCGTCTTTCATCATAAAAATACCATCTTCCAACTTTGCAGCAGGAGAAAGCGTAAAGCTTTTAACGCCTTCTAACTTTTTAATATAAGATACATCATTTGCCAACTTTCCATACAGAAAAGCTCCTGCTTTCCCGGAAGGTGCAGAAAAATATTTATCGGCAGCCTCTTTAAAATACTTCTCGGCTTCTTTCTCATTGCCATTTTCGAGGGCAATCATTCCTCTATCAAAAATAGACGCTGCTTTCATCTCCAGACTATTTTTATACCATTTATAACCAAAATAACTTCCGCCTAAAATTACCAGAGCTGCAAGAACAGCGACAAACTTAGAAGCATGCTCCTGAAAAAATGCAACAACTTTATAAACATCATCAACCATCATCTCGGCTTCCGGAGTATCAACAGGAGCCGGTATATCAATGTGCTTTTCTATTTTTGCTTTCTTTTTCTTTTTATCTCTTCCGTAAGATTTATAAGGCGGCTTTTTCATTCCCCATTTTCCTCCTGACCATTTCCTCAGACGTTGCAAAAGCCATTTCTACCTCACGCATTGTAAGTCCTGCACCAAGACCAACTTTCATAGCGAAAGCTCTATCTATCAAATCGGAAGGTGCATGAGCATCAGTATTTATAACAAATCTAACACCAACTTCTCTACCAATTTTCACAACGTATCCATTGGTTATATTATGCCCTTTTCTTGCAGTTATCTCAATAGCTACACCATTTTTAGCCGCCATCTCAAGTATCTTCAAATCCACAAGTCCAGGATGAGCAAGAATATCGGCTCTACCCTCAATTGCTGCCAGATTTGTTCCCTCAGCCACCGGCTCGACTACTGTCTCACCGTGAACAACAACAACTTTAGCTCCTTCGTTTCTGCACTTCTCTATCAATTCCGGAATTTTAACAGGTGGAACATGAGTTATCTCCACACCAGGAAGAACAACTATGTTCGTATTTTCAGTGAGAATCTCAACTGTTTTTAGAAGATTTTCAATAATAAACTGATAATTGGAGTAATCTGCATGGTCAGTTATGGCTATCGCTCTGTAACCTAAAAACTCGGCACGCCGAACAAGTTCGGAAGGAATAAGCTCACCGTCACTAAAAACCGTATGAGTATGAAGATCTATCATTTCTTCCTCTTTAAGAAAGTTCTTCCACAACTATATTAACATTTGTATAGATACATATACTTCCAGCTATTTTTAGAGATTTTTCAACAATCTCTCTTGCCGACAAATTGGTATTCTCATAAAGGGCAGTAGCAGCCGCCTGAGCATAAGCACCACCTGAGCCTATCGCCATAACGGGAATGTCAGGCTCTATCACATCCCCATTACCAGAAATAAGTAGTATCCTACTCTTATCTGCAACAAGAAGCATCGCTTCAAGACGCCTCAAAACTCTATCGGTTCGCCAATCTTTTGCAAGCTCAACAGCAGACTTTAAAAGATTACCGCCGAAGGAAGTTAACTTGGATTCAAATCTCTCAAGAAGGGAAAAAGCATCGGCAACAGAACCGGCAAATCCAACCAGAACATTACCGTTATATATTTTCCTAACTTTTCTGGCACCGTTTTTAAACACAGTGTTTCCCAGAGTAACCTGACCATCACCGGCCATGGCTACTTTTCCATCCTTTATAACGGCACAGATAGTAGTACCGTGAAAAGTCTCACTCATAAAGACCTCCAGGATAATATCTTCTCCTTATCATACCTCCGACAAGCTGACCAACAACCGCCGTAGCAATAAGAATAGGAGCAAATTTTATACTGATTCCAAGCAAAATCCTGCAGGCTATTATAAACGGTATAGGAAGGTGAATGTATAGAAACCACTTTTTTGAAAACTTCTCCGTCGTTTCTCTCAACCAGCCAAAAGGTAAATTTAAAACAAGTGTGAGAAGAATCACAAAAAGCAATTTTTCAAACATGCTTTTTCCTCCTTTCAAATGTAGTTAGGGAAAAATTATTAACATTCCCTAACTATGTCAATTGCAACTCATTATCAATCTTTCCAAAAAGAAGGCATAAAGATCGCAAAAAGTGCAAATATCTCAAGTCTTCCAAGTATCATTTCTATGGAAAGCATGAACTTCTGCCAGTCGGCAAAAAAGTGATAGTTTCCGGCAGGACCTGTCTTTAAAAGGCCTGGACCGGAACAACTAGCGCAGGCAATTGAAGATGAAAATGCAGTTACAAGATCAGTGCCATTTAAACAAAGAAGGATTCCCACAATCACAGTAATAAATGTAAAAGCCGCTCCAAAAGCCCATATTGCATTAAGAGCAGAAAAATCAAGAGTTTTACCGTCCAGTTTAATCCTGTAAACAAGTCTTGGATGTGCAGTTTTTTTCAACTCACCATATATGGATTTTCCCAGAGCAACAAGTCTGAACTGTTTTAAACCACCTGCTGTTGAACCTGAAACACCGCCCAAAAACTCCAGAATAATAAGCACCGCTAAAACAAATGTCGGCCAATGAGTGTAATCCGTAGAAGAGAAACCTGTTGTAGATGCTGAGTTAATAACTTGAAATATACTGTATCTTAGAGCCTGAAGGGGATTATAAAATCCGTCAACAGTCAGAATAAAAGCACATAGAACAATGGCAATTCCAAGAATTGTAAAGTAAAGCTTGTTCTCTTCCGATTTAAAGAAAACCCTCCAGTTTTTTGTTCTGTAAAGGTGATACCAGTTAAGAAAATTAACAGAACCAAAAACCATAAACAGAGCAACTACCATCTCTATAAAAACACTGTGATAGCTCCCTATACTGCTGTTTTTAACGGAAAAACCACCGGTTGCTATCGTGCAAAACGCATGGTTAACGGCATCAAAAAGAGGCATTCCACCAATAACAAGAAGAAGAATTTCAGCAAGAATCAAACCGTTATAAATAACAAAGATTATTCTTGCGACCTCTTTCACTTTTGGCTTTAATTTCTCCTCTACTGCTTTAGAAGCCTCAAACTTCATCATTTGCATACCGCCAGAACCAAGGGCTGGCAAAAGTGCAATAGCAAAAACGACAAACCCAAGACCGCCAACCCAGTTTGTAGTGGAGCGCCAGAGCAGTAAACTTTTCGGCATAGCTTCCACATTTGTTAGTATGGAAGCTCCCGTTGTCGTAAAACCGGAAACAGATTCAAAGTAAGCCTCTATGAAGTCAGGAATAGCACCGTTTATCCAGTAAGCCATCGCCGAAATGGCGGGGAATATGAGCCATATGAGAGATATAGATAAAATCGCCTCTTTAAGTGTCAAATCATCTTTTACTTCTATCTGATAGGCAAGAAGATATATTGAACCTACAAGAAGAAACGGATAGATAAAATCCATAACCTGTCCATCACCTACAACCAGAGAATAAGTAGCCGGAATCAGAAGAGAAAGAGACATGTAGAAAAGAATTGAAACAACAACCTTAAAGACCACTACTAAATCAATACCCTTCACTTTCATCACACTACCTCTGCCTTATACATATAAGAATATCTCCTTTTTTAACAACAGTGTCTCCACCAACTACCTGAATATCATTATCCCTTTTAAGAGCAAGAACCAATGGACATTCTTTACACTTTATTTCAGCTATCTGTTTACCATCCCACTCTTCACCAACCCGCATTTCAAGAATCTCTATATTTTCTCTTAACTCAAAAACATCAAGAAGACTTTTACTGCTAAGAGTAGTATAGACACGGCTTGCCAGCAATTTCCTGGGAACTATAGGTGTATCAATGCCGATTGATTCTATGATGTTCTCATATTCGGAATGGGCTATTAAAGCGGCCGCTCTTTTTGCTCCCAACTTTTTGGCAAGAATACAAGAAAGAACGTTGTTCTCTTCGTCTTCTGTTATAGCTATCACCAAATCGGCTTTATCAATACCTTCCGATTTAAGAAGCTCAACATCCGTAACTTCACCGTGAAGAACATCAATATTCGGAAACTCTCCGGCTGTCTCTTCACATTTCTGTAAATCAGGTTCAACAAGCTTTATCTTCAATCCTTCAAAATCACTTATCCTTTTAAGAAGCTCAACCGTAAACTTTGAATACCCAAGTATAAAAGCAAGTTTAACTGGCTCGGCATTTTTAAGGAGATGTTCCTGAAACATCTTCACATCTTCTTCTTTTATTACGAAGAAAAGAGAATCTCCAGGATAAACTATTGTATCACCATCCGGAACAGTGACTTTTCCGTCTCTTTCCAAAGCGGCAATAGTAAACGGAATCAACCTTCTTAAAGCCTGAAGCTCTTTTATCTGCTTACCTGCGAAAATATCTTCAGAAGAAACCATATAATTCAAAAGAATTAATTTACCTTTCTCAAAACGCACAACCGAACGGGCAAACGGAAATCTAATAGTATCAATAATTTTTGTTATGACCTCTGTTAGAATGTTAACCGGTTCAACACCGAGTAATTCTTTAATCGGAGGAGCTGCAAAAGCATTTTTACTAACTCTTATAATTATCTTGTCTTTCTTGAAAAAAGACTTCAAAATTGCCGCTATCGCTATATTCCTTTCATCACTGTCTGTCACAACAATAAAAAGTTCAAAATCTTTTACCTTATCCAGACATCTAACTTCTGTAGCATCACAATCAATTCCCATTATGTCAAGAGTTGATGTTAAGTCTTCTATCTTGGCACCATTTTTATCTATAACTGCAATCTCATAACCTGAAACCGAAAGTTTTTTTGCAAGGGAGCTACCAACAACACCAGCACCTATGATACAAACCTTTTTCATCTTTCACCTCGACCAAAACTCTTATATAATTGCCTATTATGCCAGAAAATAAAAGTATAGGAAAATCATTTCTAATTGTAGCATTATCTATATTTTCAAGCAGAGTATTTGGCTTGCTAAGAGATGTCGTCATAGCATCAACTTTCGGTGCCGGACGGGCAACAGATGTATTTTTTGTAGCTTTCAGAATCCCAAACATGTTAAGAAGAGTATTTGCAGAAGGAGCATTCAGTTCAGCTTTTACGCCAGCTTTTGCAAAAAAACTCCAGATTAGCAAAGAAGAAGCCATAGAATTTGCCTCAAGATTCTTTTTTATTCTTTCAATATCTCTTATCACGGTCGTAATTATTGGAGAAATATTTGCCCCTCTAATAATAAAAGTTATAGCACCGGGATTTTCAGGAGAATTTGAAAAGCTTGCTATCTCTTTAACAAGAGAAATGTTCCCTTACATATTTCTGGTAAGCCTTGTAGCCTTTTTCGGCGGTATACTGAACGGATACGAGCATTTTTTTGCACCGGCTTTTTCCACAGTCCTTTTTAACATTTCGCTTATACTCTGTGCAATATTTTTGAAAAATAAGCTTAATATCCATGCACTCGCTCTCGGTGTTGTAATAGGTGGATTTTTGCAGGTGCTTCTTCAACTCTATTTCCTCAAAAGAGAGGCATTTGTTCCTAAACCAATACCGGAAATTGATGAAGATGTCAAAAAAGCACTAAAAAACATCATTCCGGGAATATTCGGATTCGGTGTAAGGCAACTTTCCATGCTGGCAGATACCATTATTGCCTCTTTTTTAGCTGCCGGTGCTATCTCCTATCTTTACTACGCAAACAGATTTGTTCAGTTACCTCTCGGAATATTCGCGATAGGCCTGTCTCAAGTGCTTCTTCCAAAACTTGCCAAAACATTCAAAGATGAAGATGCATTCAGGTATAACCTAACAATAGGACTCAGATTATGCGCAATGATAATAATCCCCTCAACCATAGGCCTTCTCTTTTTCGGGAAACCCCTGATTGATATAGTTTTTCACCACGGTAAATTTACAGTAAAAGATTTGAACGCAACCTACTATGTGCTGTGTGGATACGGAATCGGCCTTCTGTTTTATTCCTTTGAAAAAATCCTGGTAAACGCTTTCTACTCCCTTGACGATTACAGCTATCCTGTTAAAGTCGGAGCCGCAACCCTTATATTTAATATAATCGTGAACATAATCCTCTGTTTTGAACTTAACCTCGGAGCCGCAGGATTGGCTCTTGGCACGGCAATGACTTCTTTGCTAAATGTTGTTTTTTTAATAAGAAAACTTGAAAAAAACGTTTCTTTTATAGATAACTGGTTAAAAGGAAACTTCAAATACTTACTCTTATCTCTTCCCATAATTCCAGTTGCAATTTACGGCACAAGAATATACTTTCAGTTTGCGTCACCACCACTAAAAATTACAACCATAGCAGTAACCATATTAACAGCTGCGACTGTTTATTTTGCAACACTTGCTCTAACAGGTGACAAAATCGCGTTGAAATTAATAAGGAGGCAATAAATGCATCCAATACTTTTCAAGATAGGCCCCTTCACCGTCTACACTTTCGGCGTAATGGTAGCAATCGGTATCATCTGCGGGTACTTCATTTTAATTAAACTCGGAGAAAAAGAAGGAATAAACACAAATGATCTTTCAGATCTTATGATCTGGACTGTTATCTCCGGTTTTATTGGAGCGAGAATTTTCTTCTTCCTGTATAATCCACAATACCTTCATCCTATATGGAGAAT
The DNA window shown above is from Desulfurobacterium indicum and carries:
- a CDS encoding histidinol phosphate phosphatase domain-containing protein; this encodes MIDLHTHTVFSDGELIPSELVRRAEFLGYRAIAITDHADYSNYQFIIENLLKTVEILTENTNIVVLPGVEITHVPPVKIPELIEKCRNEGAKVVVVHGETVVEPVAEGTNLAAIEGRADILAHPGLVDLKILEMAAKNGVAIEITARKGHNITNGYVVKIGREVGVRFVINTDAHAPSDLIDRAFAMKVGLGAGLTMREVEMAFATSEEMVRRKMGNEKAAL
- the hisS gene encoding histidine--tRNA ligase, with the translated sequence MEFKTVRGVEDVIPPKSEKFEKIAETFKEKVKVYGFKEVILPVFEEAGLFLRSVGETTDIVQKEMYVFEDRGGRKIALRPEGTASAVRAYIQHGIYVKEPFTKWFYIGPMFRYERPQAGRNRQFFQAGCEVFGLSSPGADAEVILLASEILKALDVKFTLEINSIGCERCRPNYRRALIEYLSSKKESLCKDCQSRLERNPLRVLDCKNESCREVVREVPLITDYLCNECREHFERLKVLLKELDVPFVHNPFIVRGLDYYTKTVFEFKSENLGAQSTVLAGGRYDNLIKELGGGDVPALGFAMGIDRIMLLLPDEEKERKGLFVVTGGEKAYLEGLKLVKTLRDKGFYAEIDHRQGSFKSQFKLANKLNVKYVVIIGDEELEGGFYSLKCFETGKQERIESVAELLARL
- the upp gene encoding uracil phosphoribosyltransferase yields the protein MITEVKNSFTSSLLTVLRDRKSDGVSFRKAAEKLTSVLISKALSNLPVDSVVVDTPVESGVKADVLNVDIVFVPILRAGLLMLHPAISLYERGRIGFAGVYRNEETLEPNLYYFKVPVVKDAFYFILDPMLATGGTAACVIGKLLGLNVKPDRIKFVSLVSAPEGIEKLEAFSGVEIFTASIDRCLNDKGYIMPGLGDAGDRFCYTEGVEVVEDYGI
- the murJ gene encoding murein biosynthesis integral membrane protein MurJ, which codes for MPENKSIGKSFLIVALSIFSSRVFGLLRDVVIASTFGAGRATDVFFVAFRIPNMLRRVFAEGAFSSAFTPAFAKKLQISKEEAIEFASRFFFILSISLITVVIIGEIFAPLIIKVIAPGFSGEFEKLAISLTREMFPYIFLVSLVAFFGGILNGYEHFFAPAFSTVLFNISLILCAIFLKNKLNIHALALGVVIGGFLQVLLQLYFLKREAFVPKPIPEIDEDVKKALKNIIPGIFGFGVRQLSMLADTIIASFLAAGAISYLYYANRFVQLPLGIFAIGLSQVLLPKLAKTFKDEDAFRYNLTIGLRLCAMIIIPSTIGLLFFGKPLIDIVFHHGKFTVKDLNATYYVLCGYGIGLLFYSFEKILVNAFYSLDDYSYPVKVGAATLIFNIIVNIILCFELNLGAAGLALGTAMTSLLNVVFLIRKLEKNVSFIDNWLKGNFKYLLLSLPIIPVAIYGTRIYFQFASPPLKITTIAVTILTAATVYFATLALTGDKIALKLIRRQ
- the hslV gene encoding ATP-dependent protease subunit HslV, translated to MSETFHGTTICAVIKDGKVAMAGDGQVTLGNTVFKNGARKVRKIYNGNVLVGFAGSVADAFSLLERFESKLTSFGGNLLKSAVELAKDWRTDRVLRRLEAMLLVADKSRILLISGNGDVIEPDIPVMAIGSGGAYAQAAATALYENTNLSAREIVEKSLKIAGSICIYTNVNIVVEELS
- a CDS encoding TrkH family potassium uptake protein, which codes for MKVKGIDLVVVFKVVVSILFYMSLSLLIPATYSLVVGDGQVMDFIYPFLLVGSIYLLAYQIEVKDDLTLKEAILSISLIWLIFPAISAMAYWINGAIPDFIEAYFESVSGFTTTGASILTNVEAMPKSLLLWRSTTNWVGGLGFVVFAIALLPALGSGGMQMMKFEASKAVEEKLKPKVKEVARIIFVIYNGLILAEILLLVIGGMPLFDAVNHAFCTIATGGFSVKNSSIGSYHSVFIEMVVALFMVFGSVNFLNWYHLYRTKNWRVFFKSEENKLYFTILGIAIVLCAFILTVDGFYNPLQALRYSIFQVINSASTTGFSSTDYTHWPTFVLAVLIILEFLGGVSGSTAGGLKQFRLVALGKSIYGELKKTAHPRLVYRIKLDGKTLDFSALNAIWAFGAAFTFITVIVGILLCLNGTDLVTAFSSSIACASCSGPGLLKTGPAGNYHFFADWQKFMLSIEMILGRLEIFALFAIFMPSFWKD
- a CDS encoding NAD-binding protein; the protein is MKKVCIIGAGVVGSSLAKKLSVSGYEIAVIDKNGAKIEDLTSTLDIMGIDCDATEVRCLDKVKDFELFIVVTDSDERNIAIAAILKSFFKKDKIIIRVSKNAFAAPPIKELLGVEPVNILTEVITKIIDTIRFPFARSVVRFEKGKLILLNYMVSSEDIFAGKQIKELQALRRLIPFTIAALERDGKVTVPDGDTIVYPGDSLFFVIKEEDVKMFQEHLLKNAEPVKLAFILGYSKFTVELLKRISDFEGLKIKLVEPDLQKCEETAGEFPNIDVLHGEVTDVELLKSEGIDKADLVIAITEDEENNVLSCILAKKLGAKRAAALIAHSEYENIIESIGIDTPIVPRKLLASRVYTTLSSKSLLDVFELRENIEILEMRVGEEWDGKQIAEIKCKECPLVLALKRDNDIQVVGGDTVVKKGDILICIRQR